From Fibrobacter sp. UWB5, the proteins below share one genomic window:
- the rpsD gene encoding 30S ribosomal protein S4, whose translation MSSFRGPKGKVARSLGLAVSQKTQKALDRRNFAPGQHGQTRKKSSSVYKQQLVEKQRLRFTYNISEAQLAKAYDEANRRAGSAGDNLMILLETRLDALVYRMGFARTIFAARQYVAHGHFTVNGVRSYSPSRQIKAGDVIAVREGSKEHVQIKEAIANAPATPEYVTVDAGKMEGSLVKLPLRDQIPVKLEEQLVVEYYSR comes from the coding sequence ATGTCCTCTTTCCGTGGACCAAAAGGTAAGGTAGCCCGTTCTCTCGGACTCGCCGTCTCTCAGAAGACTCAGAAGGCTCTCGATCGCCGCAACTTTGCACCCGGCCAGCATGGCCAGACCCGCAAGAAGTCTTCTTCTGTGTACAAGCAGCAGCTCGTTGAAAAGCAGCGTCTGCGTTTCACCTACAACATTTCCGAAGCTCAGTTGGCCAAGGCTTATGACGAAGCCAACCGTCGCGCCGGTTCTGCTGGTGACAACCTGATGATCTTGCTCGAAACCCGTCTGGACGCCCTCGTCTACCGCATGGGCTTTGCTCGCACGATTTTCGCTGCTCGTCAGTATGTCGCTCACGGCCACTTCACCGTGAACGGTGTTCGCAGCTACTCTCCGTCTCGCCAGATCAAGGCCGGTGACGTGATTGCAGTTCGCGAAGGCTCTAAGGAACACGTTCAGATCAAGGAAGCCATTGCTAACGCTCCGGCTACCCCTGAATACGTGACTGTTGACGCTGGCAAGATGGAAGGCTCTCTCGTGAAGCTCCCGCTCCGCGACCAGATCCCGGTCAAGCTCGAAGAACAGCTCGTCGTGGAATACTACTCCAGGTAG
- a CDS encoding MauE/DoxX family redox-associated membrane protein — protein MKKTIISAALLVVASILVAIGVAEISFPESFLTFTDQDWLIDIWPKAYRYNIHVGLAAIIVATGICVPAYRLQKDFAIRALETLFRVGIGGMFIFASIYKIQDPHQFAVLVAQYQFFPALHLESVNNFFALVYPQFEFWFGLAMIVTPFVRESAFAIFWMFVSFIIALTWALGNDLGITCGCFELEDGDAHDKAEAWTSLIRDLILIWPTLWLATRKNHSLIKVWRRK, from the coding sequence ATGAAGAAGACGATTATCTCTGCAGCTCTCCTTGTGGTGGCCTCAATTTTGGTAGCGATTGGCGTTGCCGAAATTTCGTTCCCGGAATCTTTCTTGACTTTTACCGACCAAGATTGGCTGATTGACATTTGGCCCAAGGCTTACCGCTACAATATTCATGTGGGACTTGCCGCCATCATCGTCGCCACGGGCATTTGCGTTCCGGCTTACCGCCTGCAAAAGGACTTTGCCATCCGTGCGCTCGAAACCTTGTTCCGCGTGGGCATCGGCGGCATGTTCATTTTCGCCAGCATCTACAAGATTCAAGACCCGCACCAGTTTGCGGTTCTGGTGGCCCAGTACCAGTTCTTCCCCGCTTTGCACCTGGAAAGCGTGAACAATTTCTTTGCGCTGGTTTACCCGCAGTTTGAATTTTGGTTTGGCCTCGCCATGATTGTCACGCCGTTCGTGCGTGAATCGGCCTTCGCCATTTTCTGGATGTTCGTAAGCTTTATCATCGCCCTCACCTGGGCCTTGGGCAACGACCTCGGAATCACTTGCGGCTGCTTCGAGCTTGAAGACGGCGACGCCCACGACAAGGCCGAAGCCTGGACAAGCCTGATTCGCGACTTGATCCTGATTTGGCCCACGCTCTGGCTTGCTACTAGAAAGAACCACAGCCTGATCAAGGTGTGGCGCAGGAAATAA
- a CDS encoding GNAT family N-acetyltransferase, with the protein MYEILPYSPEKESRWDRFVMDESMNGTFLQTRKFLNYHPEGRFSDASFLIEKSGIVVAVVPGCNVEGNFISHQGSTFGGPVISRDFYSGNKILEIIQVMNDHIEKNFKGIRLKPTAPIFATAPTELLEYALENKGFTRHTELSCYTPLSKDVDPLENCKRECRHNYRQAEKLNLTYGEIPDSEMEKFYEFLVLSKARHNTKPVHTLSELRDLKGRFPEEILFRGIWKGGVYLSGMMIFVFRQAKTYHFQYLAPDDNQRETNATTALYVNVMREAAQNEFERFSWGISTEDGGKYLNENLYRFKENFGALPCLNARFEK; encoded by the coding sequence ATGTACGAAATTTTGCCCTACAGCCCCGAAAAAGAATCGCGCTGGGACCGATTCGTCATGGATGAATCCATGAACGGGACATTTTTGCAGACTCGCAAATTCCTGAACTACCATCCGGAAGGCAGGTTTTCTGACGCCTCGTTCCTGATCGAAAAGAGCGGAATCGTTGTCGCAGTCGTTCCCGGTTGCAACGTCGAGGGCAATTTTATTTCGCACCAGGGTTCTACTTTTGGCGGTCCCGTTATTTCCAGGGATTTTTATTCCGGAAACAAGATTCTTGAAATCATCCAGGTCATGAACGACCATATCGAAAAGAATTTCAAGGGAATCCGCCTCAAGCCCACCGCCCCGATTTTTGCGACCGCCCCCACAGAGCTGTTGGAATACGCACTAGAAAACAAAGGTTTTACGCGGCACACCGAACTCAGCTGCTACACGCCGCTGAGCAAGGATGTTGACCCGCTTGAAAACTGCAAGCGCGAATGCCGCCACAATTATAGGCAAGCCGAAAAACTGAACCTCACCTACGGCGAAATTCCCGACAGCGAAATGGAAAAGTTCTACGAATTTCTGGTCCTTTCGAAGGCTCGCCACAACACCAAGCCCGTTCATACTTTGTCTGAACTGCGAGACCTCAAGGGAAGGTTCCCCGAAGAGATTCTTTTCCGCGGAATCTGGAAAGGCGGCGTTTACCTTTCGGGCATGATGATTTTTGTTTTCAGGCAGGCAAAGACTTACCACTTTCAGTACCTCGCACCTGACGACAACCAGCGAGAAACCAATGCCACGACGGCATTGTACGTAAACGTCATGCGCGAAGCCGCCCAGAACGAGTTTGAAAGATTCTCCTGGGGAATTTCGACAGAAGACGGAGGTAAATACCTGAACGAGAACCTTTACCGGTTCAAGGAAAACTTCGGAGCGCTCCCCTGCCTGAACGCTAGATTCGAGAAGTAA
- a CDS encoding FdtA/QdtA family cupin domain-containing protein, producing the protein MDWTEKQLKEPRLIDIPIAHDQRGNLSVVEGGELIPFDIKRLYYLYDVPGGTTRGGHAHRNLRQLIIAASGSFDVVLDDGKTRTKYSLNRSYHGLYIPTMHWREIENFSSGAVCMVLASEHYDESDYIYEYEDFIKEVNGK; encoded by the coding sequence ATGGATTGGACCGAAAAACAGCTGAAAGAACCCCGTTTGATCGATATTCCCATTGCCCATGACCAGCGTGGCAACCTGAGCGTCGTGGAAGGGGGCGAATTGATTCCGTTTGACATCAAACGCCTGTACTACCTGTACGATGTCCCCGGTGGCACTACCCGTGGGGGTCATGCCCACAGGAATCTCCGTCAGCTGATCATTGCCGCAAGCGGTAGTTTCGATGTGGTTCTGGACGACGGCAAGACCCGTACCAAGTACTCGCTGAACCGCTCCTACCATGGTCTCTATATTCCGACCATGCATTGGCGTGAAATCGAGAATTTCTCGTCGGGTGCGGTTTGCATGGTCCTTGCGTCCGAACATTACGACGAATCGGACTACATCTACGAATACGAAGACTTTATAAAAGAAGTGAACGGAAAATAA
- a CDS encoding EAL domain-containing response regulator produces MVIEDDPNCQEILQNVLEESYNITVVGNTQEALLLLMDAPTTYSLILLELELPDDACIEFLKQRSAQSFLQNIPVIVITGEGDDNGCYKLGADEFIRKPLNTPDIILARCERTMALYESKNLVQQTERDKLSGLYTIDYFFEYLKQILPLDMGSDRDAIVIDVEHFRLINEIYGRGTGDQVLAEIGAYLQQVLTNLNAIACRASADVFYVYCIHQDDYQELQTALQTILTHYIKVSNIRVRVGVWHYVERGMIDPETWFDRAKSACDRISGNFTISVSTYNSGLHSKHLREERLIRDVYEAIERKDLRVYYQPKYAIQGDKPHLRSAEALIRWIHPTLGFISPGDFIPLFESNGLIQMVDYYVWKEAAAQIRRWKDEYDFTVPVSVNVSRIDIYDPDLENKFCNILKENNLSPSEYMIEITESAYAENAQGLIEVLDSMRKKGFKIEMDDFGTGYSSLGMLTEIPIDILKIDMSFVRSMEKHEKNKRMVELIIDIAKFLKVPCVAEGVETESQLRALRRMGCDVIQGYFFSKPVAPEDFAKFIEKEKSLWTK; encoded by the coding sequence ATGGTGATCGAAGACGATCCGAATTGCCAGGAAATTCTCCAGAACGTCCTGGAAGAGTCTTACAATATCACCGTAGTCGGCAACACGCAAGAAGCCTTGCTTTTGTTGATGGACGCCCCCACGACCTATTCCCTTATTTTACTAGAGCTGGAACTGCCCGACGATGCCTGCATCGAATTTTTAAAGCAACGAAGCGCCCAAAGCTTTTTGCAGAACATTCCCGTTATCGTCATTACAGGAGAAGGCGATGACAACGGGTGTTACAAACTGGGCGCCGACGAATTCATACGAAAGCCCCTGAACACCCCCGATATTATTCTCGCCCGCTGCGAGCGCACCATGGCTTTATACGAAAGCAAGAACCTGGTGCAACAGACCGAAAGGGACAAGCTCTCGGGACTTTATACCATTGACTATTTCTTTGAATACCTGAAGCAGATACTCCCGCTGGACATGGGGTCTGATCGTGATGCCATCGTGATTGACGTGGAGCATTTCCGCCTGATCAACGAGATTTACGGACGCGGTACCGGAGACCAGGTCTTGGCGGAAATCGGCGCCTACTTGCAGCAAGTGCTTACCAACCTGAACGCGATTGCCTGCCGCGCAAGCGCAGACGTTTTCTACGTATACTGCATTCACCAAGATGACTACCAAGAGCTTCAGACAGCGCTTCAGACTATTCTTACCCATTATATCAAAGTAAGCAATATCCGAGTCCGTGTGGGCGTATGGCATTACGTAGAACGAGGAATGATTGACCCCGAAACATGGTTTGACCGTGCCAAGAGCGCTTGCGACCGCATTAGCGGAAACTTTACGATTTCTGTATCCACATACAACAGTGGACTACACAGTAAGCATCTTCGCGAAGAACGCTTGATCAGGGACGTTTACGAAGCGATTGAACGCAAGGACTTGAGGGTGTACTATCAGCCCAAGTATGCTATTCAAGGCGACAAGCCGCACCTGCGCAGTGCCGAGGCGCTCATCCGCTGGATTCACCCGACACTCGGCTTTATCAGCCCGGGCGACTTTATTCCTTTGTTCGAATCGAACGGCCTGATCCAGATGGTGGACTACTACGTGTGGAAAGAAGCCGCCGCCCAAATCCGCCGCTGGAAGGACGAATATGACTTTACCGTTCCCGTGTCGGTAAACGTTTCGCGTATTGACATTTACGATCCGGATCTTGAGAACAAATTCTGCAACATTTTGAAAGAGAACAACCTTTCGCCCAGCGAGTACATGATCGAAATTACCGAAAGCGCCTACGCCGAAAACGCACAGGGCTTAATCGAAGTGCTCGACAGCATGCGCAAGAAAGGGTTTAAAATCGAAATGGACGACTTTGGTACCGGCTATTCTTCGCTCGGCATGCTGACCGAAATTCCTATCGATATTCTGAAAATCGATATGTCTTTTGTCCGCAGCATGGAAAAGCACGAAAAGAACAAGAGGATGGTGGAACTGATTATCGACATCGCCAAGTTCTTGAAGGTTCCTTGCGTTGCCGAAGGTGTCGAAACTGAATCTCAGCTGCGCGCACTCAGAAGAATGGGTTGCGACGTAATTCAGGGCTATTTCTTTTCGAAACCGGTGGCGCCTGAGGATTTCGCCAAGTTTATTGAAAAAGAAAAGAGCCTGTGGACTAAGTAA
- a CDS encoding DegT/DnrJ/EryC1/StrS aminotransferase family protein, producing MIQVPFYSLDYVERDLGSSLAESVDAVIKSNWYIRGSRCSAFEEAFAAYCGAKVCVGVGNGLDALTLMLRASIQLGRLQQGDEVIVPANTFVATVLAVRAAGLVPVLVEPNPETCVLDVSRLAESCSEKTRAILVVHLYGRLTDMPAVCEFAKSRGLLVFEDAAQAHGACGVPYSSNAAAYSFYPTKNLGAMGDGGAVVTDDLELAQVVRSLGNYGSVEKYVNKYVGVNSRLDEIQAAILLAKLPHLDSWNARRQQIAARYCAEIKNPLVRVTPGPQNPKSHVWHVFPVFCERRDELQKFLKARGVETLIHYPIPPHLQEAFSGAVVRGELRHSALPIAEKLAKTELSIPMGPSLTDDQVSYVIESLNEFA from the coding sequence ATGATTCAGGTTCCTTTTTATTCGCTAGACTACGTGGAACGCGACTTGGGCTCGTCTTTGGCGGAGTCCGTTGATGCTGTTATAAAGTCAAACTGGTATATTCGCGGTTCGCGTTGCTCGGCCTTTGAAGAGGCTTTTGCCGCTTATTGCGGTGCAAAGGTCTGTGTCGGTGTAGGCAATGGCCTCGATGCGCTGACTTTGATGTTGAGGGCTTCTATTCAACTGGGTCGCTTGCAACAGGGCGATGAGGTGATTGTTCCGGCGAATACTTTTGTGGCGACCGTTTTGGCGGTGCGTGCGGCAGGGCTTGTGCCAGTGCTGGTAGAACCGAATCCTGAAACTTGTGTGCTGGATGTGTCCCGATTGGCGGAATCTTGCTCGGAAAAGACCCGTGCCATTTTGGTGGTCCACTTGTACGGCCGCTTGACGGATATGCCCGCCGTTTGTGAATTTGCAAAATCACGCGGGTTGCTTGTGTTTGAAGATGCCGCCCAGGCTCACGGAGCTTGTGGCGTGCCCTATTCGTCCAACGCGGCGGCTTACAGCTTTTATCCGACCAAAAACCTCGGCGCCATGGGTGACGGGGGTGCTGTCGTGACCGACGACTTGGAACTTGCCCAAGTGGTAAGGTCCCTCGGCAATTATGGCTCTGTCGAGAAGTATGTGAATAAGTATGTAGGCGTGAATTCCCGTCTGGACGAAATCCAGGCTGCCATACTGCTTGCAAAACTCCCGCATCTGGATTCCTGGAATGCGCGCCGTCAGCAAATTGCGGCCCGCTACTGTGCCGAAATAAAGAACCCGCTGGTGCGAGTAACGCCTGGTCCTCAAAATCCGAAGTCGCATGTATGGCATGTTTTCCCGGTGTTCTGTGAACGCCGAGACGAACTGCAAAAGTTTTTGAAGGCTCGCGGAGTCGAAACATTGATTCATTATCCGATTCCGCCGCATTTGCAAGAGGCTTTTTCCGGAGCGGTTGTCCGCGGTGAACTCCGTCATAGCGCGTTACCCATTGCCGAAAAATTGGCAAAGACCGAACTCAGCATTCCCATGGGACCGTCCCTGACCGACGATCAAGTTTCTTACGTCATTGAATCCTTGAACGAATTTGCCTAA
- a CDS encoding glycosyltransferase family 2 protein: MISVCMATYNGGKFIREQLESILSQLSPDAEIVIADDGSTDDTLAVVESLGDSRICVLPAEKHLGVIYNYERALQASKGEIVFLADQDDIWLSGKVEKTLAALNEADLVTHDAWMLRPSGESDSSWVCSGKLSDIRAYRSGVVANWWKNTFTGCCMAFRRNILDKALPFPKNLPMHDQWLGVVAEKNFKVKSMDEPLVEYRQHSTNATHIGNSPAGVFQKIKWRLNLAKALFLNV; this comes from the coding sequence ATGATTTCAGTCTGCATGGCGACATACAATGGCGGCAAGTTTATCCGCGAACAGCTCGAAAGCATTCTTTCGCAGTTGTCGCCTGATGCCGAAATTGTCATTGCTGACGACGGTTCTACTGACGATACGCTCGCTGTAGTGGAATCTCTCGGAGATTCTCGAATCTGCGTGCTGCCTGCCGAAAAGCATTTGGGCGTTATCTACAATTACGAGCGTGCGCTGCAGGCGTCCAAGGGTGAAATCGTTTTCCTTGCAGACCAAGATGATATCTGGCTTTCGGGAAAAGTGGAGAAGACTCTTGCGGCGCTGAATGAGGCTGACCTGGTGACTCATGACGCGTGGATGCTTCGCCCTTCCGGCGAGTCAGATTCTTCTTGGGTTTGCTCCGGCAAATTGAGCGATATTCGCGCCTACAGGAGTGGGGTAGTCGCCAACTGGTGGAAGAATACCTTTACGGGTTGCTGCATGGCGTTCCGTCGAAATATCCTGGACAAGGCACTTCCGTTCCCCAAGAATCTTCCGATGCACGATCAATGGCTTGGCGTTGTGGCCGAAAAGAATTTCAAGGTGAAGTCTATGGACGAACCGCTGGTGGAATACCGTCAACATTCTACCAATGCGACGCATATCGGAAATTCTCCTGCAGGCGTTTTCCAGAAAATCAAATGGCGGTTGAATCTAGCGAAAGCACTCTTTTTAAAT
- a CDS encoding O-antigen translocase yields the protein MQSDLNFTKLFAGSGAVTLFNALRAFAINKLLAIFLPPAAFACVGQFLNFMSIGSATSSLALQNGWTALTAQNKDNREKLLGIWRGGFRLTTFASLFTFVVAVLFCFMAPLQTLLPGVPTRLAQAAILFALPGILSTNIITITAAVMNGLGENHKWALINIVTSVWQVIWVAFFLYTGRLSVLSIIATQSIVAAIFAGRISSRAGFSINQIWKTALDTREPWLSYALMGLIPMVMTPVVLTLMRTMVAYHFGNDAAGIWQSVWKVSDFLFMAMSAILTVIILPRVSASMSRGDFFKMFNPLLLRIMGISLAMIAALYFGRSILVQVLFSQAYMGAVDYLPLQLVGDFFRAGGFALALVLIARRETVAFLSVEVGSELLLAAGTFVGIKFVEFNGPMASYAFENFVYFVVLYILVRRLKWNTP from the coding sequence ATGCAGTCTGATTTGAACTTTACAAAACTTTTTGCCGGCTCCGGTGCAGTCACGTTGTTCAACGCGCTGCGTGCTTTTGCGATCAACAAGTTGCTTGCGATATTCCTGCCGCCGGCGGCATTTGCATGCGTAGGGCAGTTCCTGAATTTCATGAGCATTGGCTCGGCGACGTCTTCGCTTGCCTTGCAGAACGGCTGGACTGCTCTGACGGCGCAGAATAAGGACAATCGTGAAAAATTGCTGGGCATTTGGCGTGGCGGTTTTCGTCTAACTACTTTTGCTAGCCTTTTCACGTTTGTTGTAGCTGTCCTGTTTTGCTTTATGGCGCCTTTGCAAACCCTGTTGCCGGGTGTTCCGACGCGTCTTGCACAGGCGGCGATTCTCTTTGCGTTGCCGGGTATCTTGTCGACAAACATCATTACGATTACAGCTGCCGTTATGAACGGCCTTGGCGAAAATCACAAGTGGGCACTGATCAATATCGTAACGTCGGTGTGGCAAGTGATTTGGGTGGCGTTTTTCCTTTATACGGGGCGACTGTCGGTGCTTTCAATTATTGCGACCCAGTCGATTGTGGCGGCCATTTTTGCGGGTAGAATTTCTAGCCGAGCCGGTTTTAGCATCAATCAAATTTGGAAAACGGCGCTTGATACGCGTGAACCGTGGCTTTCGTATGCCTTAATGGGCCTGATTCCGATGGTGATGACGCCCGTGGTGCTCACTTTGATGCGTACTATGGTGGCTTACCATTTTGGAAACGATGCGGCTGGCATCTGGCAGAGCGTATGGAAAGTTTCTGACTTTTTGTTCATGGCGATGTCTGCCATTTTGACGGTCATTATCTTGCCGCGGGTTTCTGCAAGCATGAGCCGCGGAGATTTTTTCAAGATGTTTAATCCGTTGCTGCTTCGCATTATGGGAATTTCGCTTGCGATGATTGCTGCCCTGTACTTTGGCCGTAGTATCCTGGTACAAGTGCTGTTTTCGCAGGCGTACATGGGTGCGGTCGATTACTTGCCTTTGCAACTGGTGGGCGATTTCTTTAGGGCTGGTGGCTTTGCGCTTGCGCTCGTGCTGATTGCCCGTCGTGAAACGGTGGCGTTTCTGTCTGTAGAAGTGGGCTCAGAATTGTTGCTGGCCGCAGGCACTTTTGTGGGAATCAAGTTCGTTGAATTTAACGGCCCGATGGCTTCTTACGCGTTTGAAAATTTCGTCTATTTTGTGGTGCTTTACATTTTGGTAAGGAGGCTTAAATGGAATACTCCGTAA
- a CDS encoding glycosyltransferase family 2 protein, which produces MEYSVTNMFAQKMTENVYVKAFAQGVETEQRELPPVVSVLLTSYNHEKYVEVAVRSILSQKGVAFELIALDDGSKDSSPEILKKLSEEFKFRFIHRENRGVIATLNELLEHARGKYFCTFASDDIMPPDRLRKQSEFLQAHPNAVACFGQVKPMSEDGVVAEQVDPAYLKAVPEIHFEEFLLGLKPLHGCAEMLSVEAVRRVGGYDSRFFFEDYPLFLKLLYEYGPQPVTPDVVCCHYRTHGNNLHANHNRMYAEFLRIIELYKDHKLYPQAVKNWKANWFSMLAYAQKGEALRRLPQLASFSPAFLKRLPKLFIPKFLLKR; this is translated from the coding sequence ATGGAATACTCCGTAACGAACATGTTTGCACAGAAGATGACCGAAAACGTTTACGTGAAGGCTTTCGCGCAGGGGGTAGAAACCGAACAGCGTGAGCTTCCGCCTGTTGTTTCGGTGCTCCTGACGAGTTATAATCACGAGAAATATGTTGAAGTGGCAGTTCGTTCTATTCTTTCGCAAAAGGGTGTCGCTTTTGAACTGATAGCTCTTGACGATGGTAGCAAGGATAGCTCTCCCGAAATCTTGAAAAAGCTTTCCGAAGAATTCAAGTTCCGCTTTATTCATCGTGAAAACAGGGGCGTTATCGCGACGTTGAATGAATTGCTGGAACATGCTCGCGGCAAGTATTTCTGTACGTTTGCGTCCGATGATATCATGCCGCCGGACCGTTTGAGAAAACAGTCGGAATTTTTGCAAGCCCATCCGAATGCAGTGGCCTGCTTCGGGCAGGTAAAGCCCATGAGCGAAGACGGTGTCGTGGCCGAACAAGTGGATCCGGCTTACTTGAAAGCGGTGCCCGAAATCCATTTTGAAGAATTCCTGTTAGGGCTCAAGCCGCTGCATGGTTGCGCCGAGATGCTTTCGGTCGAGGCGGTACGCCGCGTGGGCGGGTACGATTCCAGATTCTTCTTTGAAGACTATCCGCTGTTCCTGAAATTGCTTTATGAGTACGGTCCGCAGCCTGTGACGCCCGATGTCGTGTGTTGCCATTATCGCACTCACGGGAACAACTTGCATGCCAATCACAATCGCATGTATGCAGAGTTCTTGCGCATTATTGAATTGTACAAGGATCATAAGCTTTACCCGCAGGCAGTCAAGAACTGGAAGGCGAACTGGTTCTCGATGCTGGCGTACGCGCAAAAGGGCGAAGCGCTCAGACGCTTGCCGCAATTGGCTTCGTTCAGTCCGGCATTCCTCAAACGCCTGCCCAAATTATTCATTCCGAAGTTCCTGTTAAAACGGTAG